Sequence from the Longimicrobiaceae bacterium genome:
CGTGGTCGAGCGCTGCATCAACCGCCTCAAGGACTTCCGCGCGGTTGCCACTCGCTACGATAAGCGCGGCTACAACTACCTGGCCGGGGTGCTTCTTGCCTGCATTGTGCTCTGGCTCTGATCCGTCAGACACACCCTAGGTGCAGCACTGCGGAGCTTCTTTGGTGCGGAAGGCGTGACACGGGGCAAGAAAGCCTTTGACGTCCACGCGAACACCTACCGGGTGGATGCGGACGTGGTCCCCACCTTTGAGCACCGGCGGTATCTGAAGCGCGCGGACGGTTCAATCTACTACCTATCGGGAACAGAGCTTCGTCCCGACGACGGGGGGTCAATCATCAACTGGCCGCACCAGCATGCGGAGAATGGGATCGCGAAGAACAAGGCCACAGGGGGACGATTCAAGGGGATGGTGCGTGCGCTGAAGCGCGTGCGGAATGACATGAGAACGGAGTCGCTGCGGCCGAGCCGATTCCTTCGTACCTCGTCGAGTGCTTGGTCTGGAACGTTCCCGACGAGGGGTTTGGGCACGACCGCTACATGGATGACATGCGGTGGATCCTGGCGCACCTGTTCAACCACACCCGTTCATTCAGCGAGTGCGACGAGTGCGGAGAGGTGAACGAGCTGAAGTACCTGTTCCGGACCTCTCAGCCCTGGACGCGTGAGCAGGCCCACAGCTTCATCAGCGCGGCTTGGGACTACCTGGGATTCGAGTAAGCGACCCGCATGCATCGGATCCACATCACAGCCCTGCTTTACTTTGCAGCACTGCTCTGGGCGGTCGCGCTGCTGGCCTCGGGCATTGAGCTGACGTCTCAGCATGCCCGGCCGCTCGGCGTGGTCGGGAGCGCCCTAATCGGCTTGGTAGCGGTCTTTGATCTGTGGCTGTGGCGGCTTCGCTGGTTACATGGGTGGTTTGTGAAGCGTCCTTTCCTGCAGGGAACTTGGGCGGTTACTCTGCAATCAGACTGGAAGGATCCCGAATCTGGGCAGGGTGTAGGCCCGATCCAGGCTTATCTCGCGGTACGGCAGACGTACACGTCGATCAGTCTTCGCCTGATGACCGCAGAGTCGTCTTCGAAGATGCTGGGTTCGGACATCGTCGGGTTCCCGGATGGCCTGTACGTGGTGACGGGAGTGTACCAAGCCGAACCCAAGCTCCTGGTCCGGCATCGTAGTCCAATTCACTACGGCGCGATCGTGCTAAACGTCCGGGCGAGTCCACCGGATGGGCTAGATGGCTCCTACTGGACTGACCGTCAAACACGGGGAGAGCTCTTCTCGACTTCGTATACCCGGAAGGTCTATGACAGCTTCAGCCGTGCTGCCACGGCGCACACCGAAACCAAATCTGTCGTTCCCAGTGAGATCCAGGCTGCAGACCGTACATAATCACCAGGACCCGAGCGAATCATGCAGTGTCCTCGCGAGAAAGCTATTCGGCAACGATGTACTCATAAGCGCCATCAGTGACGGGCGACGAGGTGCGACTGTTCGTACTCGAACCGAGTACGAAGGAGGATCGGACCAATTTGCCAACCGTATCGGTTGGGTATTGGGACAAGACGTGATCTTGGAGAATGCGTGCTGAGCAGGCTTGCCATCAGTGATCCCTTCGGCGGTGCCGTATGTCAGGCCAACTCCAGCCTATCGCCCATCTGCCCGACGGAGAACTGTGGTACCGCTTCGGTCTACGCTCGCGGAGATCGTCACGTTCGAGCGCCGGTTTGGACTCCCTCTCCTGAAGTCAGAAGGAGCTGCTTCAGATTTTTGAAGAGCTGCGCCCGCGCATCCGCAATCGGCGCTCCCCAGGTTCCAGCCAGAGCGGTGACCGCCTGATCCAGGTCCCACGGGAGCGCAGCCCGACCACCTACCTGCACGAAAGGACCATCTGATTCGGTGAGGATTCGGTCCCGCGGCATTCGACGAACCAACGCCCGTCCCTTATCGCTCCCCAGCGAGCCAGGGCCCATACTGAACCAGCAACCGAGGGACACGGCACGCGCAAGTTCACGCTGGGTGCCCGAGAACCAGTGAAGGACCGGCACGCCGGCCCCGGTATGGGCTTCTAGGAGGTCGAGTACCGCAGTCGCAGCGCGTCGGCTGTGGATGGAGAGAATTCGTCCACCTGCCTGCTGACAGGCGCGCAGGATCCGAGTGAAAACCGCGACCTGGTCCGACCAGTGCGGCCTACACTCCGGAGTGCCATCAAGACCCACCTCTCCGATGTAGCGCGCCCGCGCGAGGTACTGCTCGAAGAGCGGCAGCTCGGACCTGCGCTGGTGAGCAAGCTGGGGGTGCAGCCCCAGGGCAGTTCGAATCCGACTCGATCCCCGGGTCAGCGAGGATGTCCCCGGCCACGCAGACGGCGTAGTCGTCACCGAAAGCACGTACAGGTTGCGCGAGATACACTCCTGCACGACCTGATGCGGATCCGGATAGAGATCTAAGTGGCAGTGGAAGTCGATCACTTTACTCCGTAAGCCCGGTGCAACGCCGCCAACTCCTCAAGCCCGCGACCCACCAGCGCCTGGAGCGGCGCGGCATTCACGGTGGTGAGGGTGCTCAACGTAGGTCCGATCCAATTGTTGAGGCCATCCTGCTCGACTTGGGCAATTGCCATCGCGACGGACCGGACATCGTCGAAGCCCGCATGGTTTGAATCATCCCTTCCCAGATCCTTGAACTTGTAGTCCGTCGTATCAGGAACACCCCACGCCAGGAATGCCGCTCTACGGACCTGGCAGGGTACGCAACGCCCGCAGTGTTGATAGTTGTACCTCTGGAAGCGGCCACAGCTGGTGGAAACCACTGCCGCCCTCCGTAGCAGCGCCTGATCCGCGCAGTTGCGAAGCATCTCCCCTTTCGTCGCCACCTGATACGGATTCTCGATCTGGACGCGTAGATCGGCAGCGTTCAAGATCTCTTGCAACCGGTCCAGGAACACGGGGTGCGCGGTGCGGGTGCTCAGACTCCCAATTCGCCCGGCTGTTAGCGGCGGATTCACCGCGATGAAGCCGTTCTCGCAGACGTAGAGCGGGACGGTTTCGCCCTCGTGATAATGCTGGAGCGCGGTTGCAGCCAGGACGCCGAAGGCAATGAAGATGAGCGACCGTGCCCGCTGCGAGCCCTCCTCAGCATCTGGCGCGTACGCGTTGTGGTTCAGTTGGAGGTGGTTGAGACCGCCACCGATTATCGCGGCAAATTCCACCTGCTTGCCCGCATCTCCACGGACCGTCTGACTCACAGCAAGCGGTCTCCGTCCGGAAGCTACCAGGTCGATTGATCCGACAAGACTATCCAGTCCGCCGGAGAGCAGGACGACGGAGTCTTCCTCCGGGTGAATCGGCCGGTCGGGCGGCGCAGGCAGCGCGCCTCCCGCATGGAAGCGCAGCCGCCAGCGGTCCGTTGTGAGGAACGCGAGTGCCTGACTGATCGCATCCGCCTGGCTATTCCAAAAGTCAGGGTCAGCCACCGCGATCTCCAGGTCGAACTCCCGCGTCCATCCATCGGGGCTGTCGTCGCGTGAACCTGCGAAGTCGGCGGTGATCACCGAGAGCGCCAACGACAGCAGATCCCAGGCGCGAGGCGCTGGATCGAGTCTGCGGCGAATCACTTCGGCCATGGCAGCCGCTCCCGCACTCCCGTATTCCTTAGCGCCAGGCAGCCCATACAGGACTACCCGCAGGGGTTCACCCTCTGCAGGGGGGGGATCGAACGACTTGGGGCCGCAAAGAAGTCTCATTCGGCGTATCCTTCGAATACCTGGAACGTCTCCCCCAGAGCATCACGAACGAGTTGACTGACCCGACCTGCCGTGAGCGCACGTCCTGCATCCCGGAGCCTGCGAAACGAGGCAGCGACCGCCTCCTTCACATAATCCTTCACCTGCCGAAGACGGGAGAGGGCAGTCGCAGCCGTCGGTGCGTTCTCGACGATTGCCCGGCCTACGTCAAGGTGAAAGCGGTTGTAGACGTCGGACGCGGTGAACCTCTCGATCACGAAGGCCCGCTGCTCCGCGTTAAGGTTCAGCAAGTCCGCCTCGGGGAAACGTGTTAGCAGTTCAGCCAGCGAATCCCGAATCGCGACCCGTGCTGATTCTGTATCTTGAGACCCGTCTATGGGGCGCACGGCTTCGACGATGGCATTCATGACCTGCTC
This genomic interval carries:
- the qatC gene encoding Qat anti-phage system QueC-like protein QatC, coding for MAEVIRRRLDPAPRAWDLLSLALSVITADFAGSRDDSPDGWTREFDLEIAVADPDFWNSQADAISQALAFLTTDRWRLRFHAGGALPAPPDRPIHPEEDSVVLLSGGLDSLVGSIDLVASGRRPLAVSQTVRGDAGKQVEFAAIIGGGLNHLQLNHNAYAPDAEEGSQRARSLIFIAFGVLAATALQHYHEGETVPLYVCENGFIAVNPPLTAGRIGSLSTRTAHPVFLDRLQEILNAADLRVQIENPYQVATKGEMLRNCADQALLRRAAVVSTSCGRFQRYNYQHCGRCVPCQVRRAAFLAWGVPDTTDYKFKDLGRDDSNHAGFDDVRSVAMAIAQVEQDGLNNWIGPTLSTLTTVNAAPLQALVGRGLEELAALHRAYGVK
- a CDS encoding IS5/IS1182 family transposase, whose amino-acid sequence is VVERCINRLKDFRAVATRYDKRGYNYLAGVLLACIVLWL
- the qatB gene encoding Qat anti-phage system associated protein QatB, coding for MVPPWVPDVPEDGNGDQAVSPDAPAPPPGPAPIAPPARFGGARRSLGSFARTGDRSDMRRGLGHYVRSGYGGAGTTTRRFAGTARTAGALDAALAGAAGRQTVPGSPLDPVLLEGRSAEQVMNAIVEAVRPIDGSQDTESARVAIRDSLAELLTRFPEADLLNLNAEQRAFVIERFTASDVYNRFHLDVGRAIVENAPTAATALSRLRQVKDYVKEAVAASFRRLRDAGRALTAGRVSQLVRDALGETFQVFEGYAE